Within the Rosa rugosa chromosome 2, drRosRugo1.1, whole genome shotgun sequence genome, the region TTGATAACAGACTTGCCTCCACCTTTTTGTAAGGCCATCAGCTCACTGTCTTCTGCCAATATAGTTCCCTTCTGGACAACAGCGTAAGGGCCAACTGAGGAGTTTTGACCAATTCTTATTGGGAGGAAGCTCAATACTCCATTCTTCACTTCatggccttgaatcaaagcaCCTTCTGCAATCACAGCTCCATCTCCAATTGAAACTAGAGAGGGGTCTGTTATGTCAACTGTATCAAGTAAAACTGAGGATCCAATCCTAGCTCCAAGCATCTCAAACCAATACTTAAGGAACACCGTGCCTCGCAGAGGCTCTGCCAAAACTTTGGAGGCAACTTCATGACCCTTGTAAAGAGCCCACCACTTGACAAAATCCGTTGACCAGACGGAGACTTCAGGGTTCAGGGCATAGTTTGGTTTTAAGAAAGAGTTCCCTAAGAATGCAATTGAAACACAGGTAGAAAATATGCAGAACATCCAAGCAAGGGGAGCAAAGGTCAGCAAGGCCAAATAATCTAGATAGGGAACACCTTCTACCAATGCATGAGTGGCTGAGACACAACTTGTGAAAGTAGAAACTGATAAATATGCAGGAAGAGAGAGCATGAACGCAACGTAAACAAGAGCTAGAAGTTGGAATAACCAGATAATCGAGTGATTGGACTCGGGAAGTTCCATCGAAAGCTCAGCAGAACCAGTCTCAGGTTGTGCAACATAGGATGGATCAGTGGACAGTTGAGGTTGAGCATTTACTAAAAGATTCTCCGAGAAGCTTGCCAAGTCGACAATGCAGGTTGCAGTGAAAATGTCCACAGCTCCTACTGGCACACCAAGAAAGTCTGAAAGTTTTTGAGCTGCTCTGACCACCCCAATGGAGTCAATTCCATAAGACACTAAACTTTCAGTGTCAGAGATTTTGTTGATTGAAATACCAGTCTGCTCGGAAACTAGCCGTTTCAAGAAGTCCACAATCTGTTTATTGCCTATTTTGAGGCTTGGTGGAGGAGAGCTTCTTACAAGGTGAGGCTGAGTGGACACTTGAGGTTCAGCATTTACTAAAAGATTCTCCGAGAAGCTTGCCAAGTCTGCAATGCAGGTTGCAGTGAAAATGTCCACAGCTCCTACTGGCACACCAAGGAAGTCTGAAAGTTTCTGAGCTGCTCTGACCACCCCAATGGAGTCAATTCCATAAGACACTAGACTTTCAGTGTCAGTGATTTTGTTGATTGAAATACCAGTCTGCTCGGAAACTAATCGTTTCAAGAAGTCCACAATCTGTTTATTGCTTATTTTGGGGCTTGGTGGAGGAGTGCTTCTCACAAGGTGTGGCCGAGGAGTTTTTCCCTCCTTGCATGTTCCTGTAGTGAAGGACCGAATCAGCCTTCTCTTTGTTAAAAGTGGCTCTGGTACAATATTCAATGTTCCATCAGTAAACTGCTGCAGGCATTCAAATCTTTTGATTTTTCCTGACGTTGTTTTACTAATGGTTTTCGGCCTGATCAACTTGATAGTAGCAACAGTGACCCCATGTTCTTCTGCAACACGAGCTTGAATTTGTTCAACCACATCCTTTCCAACAGGTTTTCCATCCCTAACCTCCGCAATGACAACTAAACCAACCTGATCAGAGTTGTCTTGAACTGAGATTCCTTTTTTTGATAGGATTTCCACTGGAACAGAAATGACTGCACAACAACCCGGACGTACAACTTCAGATGCATTCTCCACTGTCTTCTCTACATCTGCTGAGTAAATGTTCCTTCCTGCAACAATGATAAGATCTTTGATTCTTCCAGTGATGAAGAGTTTGCTGTCAATTATGCGTCCCAAATCCCCAGTCCTAGTGTAGATACGTCTCGGATTGTCAGCAAGCTGGTTTTTAAAAGTTTTCTTGCTTAGCTCTTCTCTTTCCCAATACCCAACTCCAGCACTGGGACTACTGATCCatatttctccttcttttcccGCTTCTTTGAGCTCCTCACTGCTCTCTGGATCGACTATTCTGATGTCGACATCTTCATCATTTGGATTCACATATCCACAACATACTCTTCCTTGCCAATCTACCATGATAGGCTTTCCTTCACCATATGCACAACTGACAAACACACAGTTTTCTGCCAAGCCATAGCCAGGTGCCATCACCTCTTGAGTTAAGCCGAAAGGACGAGTCAGATCAACAAACCTTTTCAGAGTTTTCTGCCTAACAGGTTCAGCAGCAACCATGAGGAACTTCATGGAAGATAGGTCATATTTTCTAGTCTTGTCAGACTCTAGCCTTCTAACTACTAGCTCAAAGGCAAAGTTGGGGCCAGCACTGTGAGTAGCCTGATATTTGCTCATGACTTGGAGCCATAATAGTGGATTCCTGATGAATGTCAATGGTGAAAACAAAACTGCAGTCCCACGACTAACAAGAGCTGTGAAAAGTCCTCCGATCAGCCCCATGTCGTGGTACTGAGGAAGCCAGCTTACTAGAACTGTTTTTGAGGTGCTCTTGTATCTCTTTCTCATCAACTTGACATTATGAATGAGCCCTCCATGAGTTATCATGACTCCTTTAGCATCGCCAGTCGAACCTGATGTGAATTGGAGAAAACATACATCACCTGGCTGTGATTCAGATTCATCCTTTAGAGCTTCCACAACTCCGCTCTTGGAGTTCTTAACCCAAGAATCTGTATGTAACCAAGGAAGATTCGGCCACCTTGCCGAGGACTTTTGATTCTTAGCAGTCAATGAGATCATATTTTTAACTGAACCTGCTTGCACTGCCCAGTGATAACTAATGGTGGACAGAATTGCCTTTGCATTACATGATTTGGCaatgttttcaatcttcaaaagtGCCTGACCACCTCTTTGCAAAGGATCTGGAGGTAGAACTGGGACTGGCAAGACTTTAGCTCTTAAGCATCCAAAGAAAGCATCTATGAAGTCCAAACCCGGGACATGGACCAGGAGGACCCTGTCGCCAGGCTTGATTACTGGTTTCTGGCATGTCAAGATCTTTTGAGCAATGCAAGAAGCATTTGCATTAAGTTCTGTGTAAGTCCTCTGGCAAGCAACTGCCCCTTCTTCATTGATCCAAGTATAGAGTGTCTTGTTTTGAGTGACTCTATGAGTTCCCCAGTGCTTCAGATAGCCATCAAGGGAAGACAGATTAGGGTACTCCACTCCTGGTAGTTCGGCCAAGATTGTAGGGCTTCTTTCCAATTCattttggaaagaaaacaaACTCTGAAAATAGACATGTTTAAATTATACCAAACCAATGATTTCGTCATAAATTTTTAAGCAAATATCAGTAACTTTAAACTAGTAGTTTATCAAAATGGGGCTTTGAGTATTGGGTTTACCTTAACATATGGGAGCTTTGGCAAAGGATTGTCATTTGCAAAGTGCTTGCAGACTAAAGCCATAGCATATGATGAATTTCTCTCTGTAAGCTCAAAAGCCATAAGCCCGCCTACGTAATAAGTGTTCTTCACGCCTTGAAGTTCAGACTCCAATTTGTTATAAAATCCATTCATCATGGCTGCATTGAAACATTTAAAATTTAGTATCTCTAATTGGCAGGGTATATGGTGTAAATCTCTAAAACCAAACCAATGGCATACCTTGGCTATCAACATGAGGGAAATACTTAAACCGGCGCTGGAGAACCACCTCCTTAACTTCTCCCCCTATACGTTTAACAGCTTCAATTGCAAGTTCTGTCACAGTTGGTCCCATAATGTCGGCAGAATTTCCATAAGACCAGAATAAGAAAATATCTGTGTCAGCAAAGAATCTCTGCATTGCGACTGGATGTCCAATTGTTGCAGGATTACTTATGTATTCACTGAAGTAATAGAAACCTATAGGCATATGCTCTATCCCTTTAACCTTCAAAACAGTTGTGTAGTAGTCAATGGTCTGTACTTTACTGAACAACTCCTTTTCAACATCACCCATATCCATCACTTCCGTTTTATGTTCTGCTATTGAGAATTCCTAGTTAGAaatcacaccaaaaaaaaaaaaaaggacacaaACAAATAACTACTTCGACAGTAATAAAACCTAAAACGGCAGGAGTAACAAACAAACCTGCAGAATGTGAAGGTGATCTGTAAATTCTTCCATAGTTCAAAGGAAATGAACCAGAGACAATGATCTTATCAAACTCCATATTTTGGACTTCTCTGTCACATTTTTTCACATCGATACTAACATAATCAGAAAAACGTTTGACTGTCAATACTTCAGTATTGCAGTGAACCATTGGGAGTGATTTACTGATCTTCTTCCAAAGACTTGTATATCCACCTTTAAAACGGCGGATTTTTCCAGCCATAGAAGTTCGGGTGAACTCATGAATGTAAGCATAAGGCATGTCTTCAACATACCCATAGCCAGAAGCAGTATATCCATAAGCCACAGATTTGGGAACAGAACTAAATCCTTGACGTTCAAGATAGGATGGAGTCGAGTCTGAGGCAAATTCACTCAAAGCATGGATCCCAATTCGGCCTGAGTTCTTTACTTTATCCTAGCAATAGTGAAATGAAGATATAAATATTGTCAAACTTGAGAAATCAGGATATAGAACCGGGTCTATACTCTATAAGACTAGGAACTAACCTGGAGTTCTAAGGTCAGTGAGATCACAGATACATAGTCATCTGCAACTTTTATATCTTCATACTCTCCTGTAGCATTGTCAATAAGAGCAAGCTTGTGGGAGTCCATTTCTTCTAGTTCAGACTCAGTCTCCTTTGCCAAGTGAAAAATGACAGGGGCACTGTTTGCAGCAAGAACTTGGCCACCTAGATCATAAATGTTCCCTGCATATAAAGGTAATATGTATCAAGTCAAAATTTATAGTATAAAAAACGAGACAGAGAAGACAGTTTTTTTGTGATTCTTACCTTCAATATCGACTGATTCACACATGCCACCAACAGAATGGTACTTCTCTAACACAGTCACATTGCTGTAACCGAGCTTTACTAGAGCATAAGCAGCTGACAAACCACTTGGACCAGCGCCTACTATCCCAATTCTTGTGTTCAGAGGCAGGCATGGATGCAGGTTGGAGAACTGATCCTCTATTGATTTTCCAGGGTCCATATCCTTTTTGCTGATTAGGCCTTCTGGCCGTTCCTATTGAGATAAATAACCGAGTTCAACTTGATTCTAGTTTGTTGTTGGATCATGAGAAGCAAAAGGGTGAGAAAAAAATAACATCAACAATCATGGATGGAGCCGGAAATTAATGCAATATGTTTAAAGAAAGAGTGGTTTTTGTAAACATTGCGCTATTCGCCTACTTCCTAGGACTGGAAAACTCAATTAGTCACTATTCTTTTGATTTTAAAGTAGTTAAGACTGGACTAGGCACAACTCAAAAGCATGGATTTCATACACTTGAATGGCCATAAGAGAATGTAATTACTATACGTCATAAGACCGATTTACTCTTGTTCTGCAGATTAGCAACAATGTACGCAGAAAGTCTCTATATGCTGAAAAGAACTCATTATATTCCATATATGTGGTGAAAAAGTACTATTTTATGAACAAGCAGAACATACCTTGGAGGAAATGCAATGATTATGGACTACTTTACGCCTTCCAGAGGCGGCAGCTTGATCAATAACTCAATGTGCTCTCTGAAATAGTCGACCCTGCAATGCCATTATCACCTTACTTCAGAAAACGAATACGGAACTACGGAAACCATACCGAAAGAAAGCAAAGATCTTCACCCACTTATTTAACATATAAACGTTTTCTTCACTCTCTTTCATCATACCCAACATATTACACACTGTAATCTCTCGTAGGCAAAACATCAAACATGGCAAAGACATCAACTTTAACTCCTCCCCAACACCCACCTACACATTTATATACAACTAATCCATGTGCGCTGCTCCTACATCACAAAGATGATCACCATGAAAATGACTCACCTTAGAGCTGAAACGGGCAATAGGGGTTGTTGCCAGTGAATGCCAAATGGCATATAACAATGTCGAAACGTCAGATCAGCCGGTCCTCCAAACGCAAAAGAAGCTAAAGCTGATCTTATTACTGCTGATGATCTCATCATCTTTGAAAATTTGGAGTGCTATTTAAATACCCAGATGCTTCTATGCCTCCAATAATACCTAGACAAAAAATCCCAACTGTTGCCTTGCTTCCAAAATCCCAACTTCCTTGGTGACTCCGAGAACTTTCCAACCCAATGATCAGATATTCCcttcttttttatatattcCTTTTCTTCGTTTATTGAAAACGTCGGCCACGTATGGATCAAATACTATATTAAATTCTCAGTTTAAAAGAGAATGAAACAGGATATTCTAGACAGGGTGAGGGATATACATGTACTATGCAATAGGAACTTGGATCTTGGAGTCGACAAATTGTCGAATGATGGCGGTGATAGCAAACCCATGAGCTCTTTTCTTGTACATCTTTGTCATACATAGGTTTTTAAATTGCGCGGGAGGGAACATGGCAGTTAGGGTTTATAGGGTTTGAGTCCGATTGAATAACTGTTAATGACTATGAAGCATTATAGGCATGAATATCTATATTTCGAGATTTGTtgattcaaaacttcaaaagcgTGCGGTTTTCGTTTTCCCTGGCTCGGTACTTTGAATTTTTCTAGATCAAGTACTAAAAGCAGTAGTCAAATGTGAAATTGCAATGGCTCTTATTATTATGTGTAATTTTTTATTCTATGTATAATATTGATattattctcttaaaaaaattCTTTTGAAAAGTATTTATTATATTTCTAATAGGGAATATTGAAATAGAAATTTTGAGACCTTTTTTAGTGAAAATGACTCTAAAAAATAATAGTGAGATATTAGCAAGTCAAATATTAGTTGATGTCATTACATATTATTCTTATATTGATGCATGTTTCTATGTGTAATATAGGTGGGTGATATAAACTCACATTCTTTTGTTTTGGTATCATCTTAATGCATCCATAGTATTCATgagcaaggttttaaatatttGCGATATATCCGATATCTCCCCCGATGTCTCCTTTTTTCGACGGACCGATATATTTAggggggtaaatatcttatctttcaccgtttctgcgaaatttctccgacatcgtcaaatatccccgatatattagatatttacgatatatccccgataaaatgaagaaatatctgtaaaatttgaggtaaaaatatggctgctttttttttttccctttgggGCTTATAGTCTTTGATTGCTGACTAGTGACTATTGTTTATTTACACTCATTCGGACAAGAGGGGCAGATAGGTGCTTATGTTTGTctctttttattgattttaaatTATGGTGAAGCCTTAGAAAGCTGGTTCATGCCTAATTGCCTAGACAATCTCTATTGGTGATAATACTGATGATAAAAAAGCTCCAATTATTTAAAAGTAGTAATAGATGGTTCATACCAAGCAAATGAACCGTTTGGCATATCAGAAGTTGGAAAAGCTTGTATACTGCTACTACAACATGAAGCTGCGGCTGCGAGATAAACAGGCAAAGAATAATgtggtcaatgaaaacaactatatagatctacttcatgttgcaagcgagccgcttgataatggcattgatccacttcatgattggattatgcatgcacacctcgatgatgaagctagaagacctcttccacaagttgtagaaactgcaactaatgctggaatcaacgtagagagagtcttatctgaagaagttgttaaaaacccagaagataattcagatagtgatgatgcgtgggttggtacagcaactccagatagttctgatgatggtggagagggtggaagcggaataggtggtggaggtgaaagatatgactATGGAGaatcttctgtggatggaggattccaatttacatgtgaaggtaattttgatcataccacccaagatgaagaccacggagtgagaacagctggccatggtgctcaagagaagacccgatatgggaggaggacaagaggtgcaactgatgatcaaagtaccccatctgatgtttcttcaattgccttaagttttgattCTATCAGTTTAAgcacagagcgcagtgggatctcaaatgaatctcatgaaggcaacaatcaatttggttatgatgcttatggatataatcaatatgtagaagtatatgatcagtcatctagttgggttcatccttattatccccttataggagaaacagtcggcagctctaaagagatctataactatcatgttcatcactacaattcgcactatatgggtcatatgtcttggtctgattattgcattttcgtagaccagcgagcggcttttcaaccgcctagagtctctttttggatgtagatgaagttaacattcatatgtatttatatgtagttctaaatttctaataaatttacttttttcaaaaacgacaTTTTCTTACcctgtatccccgatatatccccgatatttccgacatttccctttttcaaagtaccgatatATACAACGATACcaatatttaaaaccttgttcATGAGTTTTATGTGGAATGGCAAACAAGCAAAATTCTTTGCACTCCAACAAATACCCATGACAAGACAAGACTGTTTTATTCTTCAATTTAGTAGGTTCTCACTTGGAATATATGCTATAGGATAAGGGAATCATGCATTTACAACAAAAAGCGGGCATTTTATACAATCCGATCCCATAACACAAAGTCAAAAAACCAAGGCATAGAGTAAGAGTGCTTAGGATCGAAAGTGACATTTAGAAGTATATATGGCATTAACTAAAACAAAGTTTGTAGCTAAAACGTAACGCTAGTGCAATGATGATATTTACAATGACTTCTTCTTGTCACTGTGTATCGGGCAAAGATTAAGATGGTACAAATGGAACAAGATTTTGGAGGACAATTAGAACATATGCTAgaatattttctattttttttatagaagtGAAATATGGATTAACTCATCGTCCTTACTCGAATTTATtgataattaagaaaaagataCATAGCAAGGGGCTGAACCAAACTTTaatcttttcaatttttctattttcaaagttttttttttttttaatattttttttttatggctcgAAAATTTTAAACTTTAAATTTGCCATGGATCTGTCCCTCTTAAGGAAGTAATCATCAATGATGACAAACACAAAATCATATTGCAAATTGGCAGAGTAAATATTCAACATATTAATTATATGACTTTAATTAAAATGTCCGGCCAAAAACTAATTGACTTAAAATTAAGAGTAATGATTATGAATCCGTTTAACAAGTCGCATACAAGTATCCAAAAGGTTCAAAATTATAATATTGAAAAATGTTATTTGTGGTAATTGGGTCCCGCGTATTATGCCAAATTCTATCAAGTATTTTCAATCAGAGCCTCTTATTTTTGGTAAGCTTCGTCATCATAAATTCAATTAGtttgattattcaaaaaaaaaaattcaataagTTTGAGAAATTGTCTAACTGTTCTAAGTTCTGCTATATATGACACATgtataagaaaataaagaaagagatcAATTACCTTTTTATGTCATTTTTTGTAGATTTATAATATATAGTCAAATCTTTTAGGACATATTAGGGGGGAAAAAATAGATCATTGTAtaatttggtgtttttttttttttttttgagaataggtGGCAACTCCATTAATAATAATTAAGAAAGGTTACAAAAGCGAGATGTAGATACTACATCATAAATGAAAAGTACATAAATAAAACAATGAACATAAAACCTAGTGAAGATACGATGGGATGCAAAATTGCATCTGAAGACGCACCGGGTGTAAACCGTGCTATGTGAAAAGTTACTAATAATATGACCAACCATAAAAGGCCAATCTTCTATCAAAGTAACCGGTGGTACGACCAACCAAGCATATTCCTCGTACAACTTACGCCGAAAATAGAACAATCTTCCACCTATGTTACTGATAGTGTGACCGACCATGAGAGGGCAATCTTCTAACAATGTAACTGGTAATATGACCATCCAGACATCTTCCACGTAAGAAATACGCCAAATAGAGATCAATCTTCCACCAAAGTGACTTATgaaccaagaaaagaaaaaccaaatgaaaattaACACCAAAGTCCAAATCCACGCCCACTGCCAAACCCAAAACCAGATCCTACCCGGCATCCAAAGCCAGACCCAGCCCCAGGCCCAACTCCAGATccgacccggatcccaaatccggatcTTCAGACCCGTCTGACCCTCCTCCTTCACCGAAAACCGGAATTGGAACCGGTCACCATCAACCTTCATGATCGAGAGGCGATCACGCAGGTCCCACACCGCCGCCATCGCTTTAGGCAATCCGGCAGCAGCCTCCACCCTAGGTGCCAACATACGCCCCACCAAAGAAAAACCCGACACTGCAACAGCAGCTGCTCCAGCCTCCCCAAACTCAACCACCGCTTCGTCCGTCAGCGCAGGTGCTGCCGCCAGTCGAGCCGCCATAGCCTCGGCCATCACGACTCCGATCTGCAAGAACCTCGTTCTCGACTATGAAATACCTTAGATCGACTAAACCCTAGCCGTCGACCTCTACCCTAGGTTTCAGAGAAAACTAGGTTTTTATTATATAAACACTCCTTTATTGTATAATTTGGTGTTGCAATTTTGTATATCAATAGCTGACATAGCTGACCCAATGTATGAGATCCACAATATGAATAATTCAATAATGCAACATGACATTGATACACGATTTGGAGAGTTGTTCTATAATGCTGAACTGCAGTACAGGGGAATGATTAATTAGATCGAGATTTAGGCAAAGTTGGGTAATAAATAACTCTTATTGCATGCATTCAATATGTATGTGAACGAAAAAATGTAATTTTTCAAATATTATCATGTAttctttatttgatttttgGGGTGGAGTGATAGaaattggcttctctgctataactataatttgctagaaaaaaaaGTGCATCATCTGGCCCTTAAAACTTCTTGATGTTTCTTGATGTGACATCAGCTGACCCTTAAAACTATATCTGACGGTTGTGATAGAATCCAAGCAAATTATAGCATGTCatattatagcagagaagccaagtccGGAGTGATAAGCTTGGAGTATATTGGATGTTTTGGAATATTCACTTCGCGAAAGTTTTAAGAAAACACTAACACtataaattaatatattttgAATTGTGATATAGGACATCTGGAAGGAATTGAACAC harbors:
- the LOC133733480 gene encoding uncharacterized protein LOC133733480; the encoded protein is MDPGKSIEDQFSNLHPCLPLNTRIGIVGAGPSGLSAAYALVKLGYSNVTVLEKYHSVGGMCESVDIEGNIYDLGGQVLAANSAPVIFHLAKETESELEEMDSHKLALIDNATGEYEDIKVADDYVSVISLTLELQDKVKNSGRIGIHALSEFASDSTPSYLERQGFSSVPKSVAYGYTASGYGYVEDMPYAYIHEFTRTSMAGKIRRFKGGYTSLWKKISKSLPMVHCNTEVLTVKRFSDYVSIDVKKCDREVQNMEFDKIIVSGSFPLNYGRIYRSPSHSAEHKTEVMDMGDVEKELFSKVQTIDYYTTVLKVKGIEHMPIGFYYFSEYISNPATIGHPVAMQRFFADTDIFLFWSYGNSADIMGPTVTELAIEAVKRIGGEVKEVVLQRRFKYFPHVDSQAMMNGFYNKLESELQGVKNTYYVGGLMAFELTERNSSYAMALVCKHFANDNPLPKLPYVKSLFSFQNELERSPTILAELPGVEYPNLSSLDGYLKHWGTHRVTQNKTLYTWINEEGAVACQRTYTELNANASCIAQKILTCQKPVIKPGDRVLLVHVPGLDFIDAFFGCLRAKVLPVPVLPPDPLQRGGQALLKIENIAKSCNAKAILSTISYHWAVQAGSVKNMISLTAKNQKSSARWPNLPWLHTDSWVKNSKSGVVEALKDESESQPGDVCFLQFTSGSTGDAKGVMITHGGLIHNVKLMRKRYKSTSKTVLVSWLPQYHDMGLIGGLFTALVSRGTAVLFSPLTFIRNPLLWLQVMSKYQATHSAGPNFAFELVVRRLESDKTRKYDLSSMKFLMVAAEPVRQKTLKRFVDLTRPFGLTQEVMAPGYGLAENCVFVSCAYGEGKPIMVDWQGRVCCGYVNPNDEDVDIRIVDPESSEELKEAGKEGEIWISSPSAGVGYWEREELSKKTFKNQLADNPRRIYTRTGDLGRIIDSKLFITGRIKDLIIVAGRNIYSADVEKTVENASEVVRPGCCAVISVPVEILSKKGISVQDNSDQVGLVVIAEVRDGKPVGKDVVEQIQARVAEEHGVTVATIKLIRPKTISKTTSGKIKRFECLQQFTDGTLNIVPEPLLTKRRLIRSFTTGTCKEGKTPRPHLVRSTPPPSPKISNKQIVDFLKRLVSEQTGISINKITDTESLVSYGIDSIGVVRAAQKLSDFLGVPVGAVDIFTATCIADLASFSENLLVNAEPQVSTQPHLVRSSPPPSLKIGNKQIVDFLKRLVSEQTGISINKISDTESLVSYGIDSIGVVRAAQKLSDFLGVPVGAVDIFTATCIVDLASFSENLLVNAQPQLSTDPSYVAQPETGSAELSMELPESNHSIIWLFQLLALVYVAFMLSLPAYLSVSTFTSCVSATHALVEGVPYLDYLALLTFAPLAWMFCIFSTCVSIAFLGNSFLKPNYALNPEVSVWSTDFVKWWALYKGHEVASKVLAEPLRGTVFLKYWFEMLGARIGSSVLLDTVDITDPSLVSIGDGAVIAEGALIQGHEVKNGVLSFLPIRIGQNSSVGPYAVVQKGTILAEDSELMALQKGGGKSVIKAKNHHNGLAKVTSTETEAIYQFLGIYLVGFLGTLSASIVYLAYMWLSQKPPSVEKYAFFCLFGAFHWIPYAIIAYATMFANVPSDIIYFSISVAVGYLAYGLVLSFLTSGLTRLISSKQTKSGHLRTWFCHRITIACHLRFAKLLSGTEAFCIYLRLLGAKVGKHCSIRAINPVSDPKLLSLGSGVHLGDFSRIIAGFYSSNGFVSGKIEVQDNAVIGSESVVLPGSVIQKDVILGALSVAPVNSMLQAGGVYIGSQTPIMIKNTMHSLDDRIEEMDMKYKKIVGNLSANLAATTLKVKSRYFHRIGVSGKGYLKIYDNIKGLPHHNIFSPGKSYPVIVRHSNSLSADDDARIDARGAAIRILQGETSESSLLDLTLKTGKAFYARTIADFATWLVCGLPAREEYVKRAPHVRDAVWTSLRHANSFTELHYYSNICRLFRFTDGQEMYVKFKLRPSNENISEESGKVEPIGILPPDTGAIPRDEKDTRPLLFLAKDFQSRVNETGVRYIFQLQVRPVPHDEATRDIALDCTKPWNEAEFPYIDVGEININHNISAEESEQLNFNPFVKCQEIDVIRASSCSQSASIDHGRSLIYEICQHLRNGEPLPEAWKIFVEQSDVKVDLSGCPMAAALQKKDSHTVTLERTVFQTLWATFAQPFLQTVFPHFLLALVIFYPLSLALHLKNVQKLPLHWLFPLFWVCSGSLAGLACVVAKWVLVGKKKEGEAIHMWSIGVFLDTTWQAFRTLVGSYFMEMTSGSVLFVLWMRLMGSEIELDQGAYVDSMGALLNPEMVEIERGGCVGREALLFGHIYEGDGGKVKFGRITIEEGGFVGSRAIAMPGVIVESGGSLSALSLAMKEEIIKSR